Proteins encoded within one genomic window of Humulus lupulus chromosome 1, drHumLupu1.1, whole genome shotgun sequence:
- the LOC133804469 gene encoding aspartic proteinase-like protein 1 isoform X2, whose product MSLFWLHWMWEVIYFGFHVTAFSVLHYHPVTIVVWCSSIFGASIMQDRDLNEYTPSGSNTSKHLLCSHQLCESGPNCENPKQPCSYIVNYYTENTSTSGLLVEDILHLAAWRNDTSNTNNSVQAPVIFGCGMKQSGGYLDGVAPDGLMGLGLGEISVPSFLAKAGIVRNSFSLCFNENDSGRIFFGDLGPVNQHSTSFLPSPSNGNYDTYIVGVQAFCIGNSCIKETNFKALVDSGTSFTFIPEDVYEKVSLEFDKRVNATKTSFDGYPWKYCYKTSSQASPKIPSVTLVFPANNSFVVYDPVFLVNSNEGVIGFCLALQPGEEEIGIIGQNFMTGYRMVFDREALKLGWSRSNCQDLSDAKGMNLTPPPNPLPTNEQQSTPGDHAVAPAIAGRAPSKPSSASSRITEWRFYLLRLSLLLLKLHIVLDCLVGTSYFF is encoded by the exons ATGTCTCTTTTCTGGTTGCATTGGATGTGGGAAGTGATCTACTTTGGGTTCCATGTGACTGCGTTCAGTGTGCTCCATTATCATCCAGTTACTATAGTAGTTTG GTGCTCCTCCATATTTGGGGCATCTATTATGCAGGATAGAGACCTGAATGAGTACACTCCATCTGGTTCAAACACCAGCAAGCATTTATTGTGTAGTCACCAGTTATGTGAATCGGGTCCAAACTGCGAAAATCCCAAGCAACCATGCTCTTACATTGTTAATTACTACACAGAGAATACATCAACGTCTGGTTTGCTTGTTGAGGACATATTACATCTTGCGGCATGGAGAAACGACACATCAAACACAAACAATTCTGTTCAGGCACCTGTTATTTTTGG TTGTGGCATGAAGCAAAGTGGCGGTTACTTGGATGGAGTTGCCCCTGATGGTCTAATGGGTTTAGGACTAGGAGAGATTTCAGTTCCAAGTTTCCTTGCTAAAGCAGGAATTGTGAGGAACTCTTTCTCGTTGTGCTTTAATGAAAATGATTCTGGCCGAATATTCTTTGGAGACCTGGGACCAGTCAATCAACATTCTACATCATTCCTTCCTTCACCTTCAAATGGCAACTA CGACACATACATTGTTGGGGTGCAGGCATTTTGTATTGGGAATTCTTGTATTAAGGAAACCAACTTTAAAGCACTGGTTGATAGTGGGACATCATTTACGTTTATTCCAGAAGATGTGTACGAAAAAGTTTCTCTGGAG TTCGACAAGCGAGTGAATGCTACAAAAACTAGTTTTGATGGGTATCCTTGGAAGTATTGCTACAAGACCAG CTCTCAAGCGTCACCCAAAATTCCATCAGTAACACTAGTGTTTCCTGCAAACAACAGCTTTGTGGTCTATGATCCTGTTTTTCTAGTTAATAGCAATGAG GGAGTTATTGGATTTTGTTTAGCCTTGCAACCGGGAGAGGAAGAGATTGGAATAATTGGAC AGAACTTCATGACAGGATACCGGATGGTGTTTGATAGGGAAGCTTTAAAGTTAGGCTGGTCAAGGTCAAATT GTCAAGATCTTAGTGATGCTAAGGGAATGAACCTTACACCTCCCCCAAATCCATTACCAACAAATGAACAGCAGAGCACCCCCGGTGACCATGCAGTTGCTCCAGCCATAGCTGGACGAGCTCCTTCCAAACCATCATCTGCCTCATCTCGGATCACTGAATGGCGGTTTTATTTGTTGAGACTGTCACTGTTGCTTCTAAAGCTTCATATTGTATTAGACTGTTTGGTGGGGACTTCTTATTTTTTCTAG
- the LOC133831119 gene encoding uncharacterized protein LOC133831119 — MEYLTRLLIQASHNKDFRFHPLCKRLKFVSLCFADDLVIFCKCTLRSVQILQDGFQKFSQASGLTANMTKSHIYFGGLKFEEKKSILDCIKIEEGTFPLKYLGVPLRPTKWKAGDCGPIIKKINLRLHTWSSRHLSFVGRAQLIHSTLLGLRCYWMSIFILPQSVTKEIDRLCKNFLWGERGNRSKLHFTSWEQENASYANVVWCKLSIPKHRFIMWQSVQGHLLTRDKLLHCHVRVDSNLCPLCEIEMETHAHLFFDCDFSQRLMIRVRDWLGAAIWPSKYPEWLNWMEGRPNGLLQKIAATALAAAIYFIWLNRNSCVFDCIAYIVQRVGHLIKECMKARMLSLARKNLLKKEKAMFDFICKL, encoded by the exons ATGGAATATCTCACAAGACTCCTCATTCAAGCTTCTCACAACAAGGATTTTAGATTTCATCCTTTATGCAAAAGGTTGAAATTTGTTAGTCTTTGTTTTGCGGATGACCTTGTGATTTTTTGCAAATGCACTTTACGATCTGTCCAAATCCTTCAAGATGGCTTTCAAAAGTTTAGTCAAGCTTCTGGTCTAACAGCTAACATGACTAAGTCTCACATTTACTTTGGAGGCTTGAAATTTGAGGAAAAGAAGAGCATTTTGGACTGTATAAAAATTGAAGAGGGCACTTTTCCTTTAAAGTATCTTGGTGTCCCTCTTCGGCCTACAAAATGGAAGGCTGGTGACTGTGGGCCGATCATTAAAAAGATAAATCTTCGTCTTCACACTTGGTCAAGTCGTCACCTCTCGTTTGTTGGAAGAGCTCAACTGATTCACTCAACTCTCTTAGGCCTCCGTTGCTATTGGATGAGCATATTCATTCTCCCCCAAAGTGTTACAAAAGAGATTGATAGGCTTTGTAAGAACTTTTTATGGGGCGAGAGAGGTAATAGAAGCAAACTTCACTTCACATCTTGGGAGCAG GAAAATGCCAGTTATGCTAATGTTGTTTGGTGTAAGCTATCAATTCCTAAACACCGGTTTATTATGTGGCAATCGGTCCAAGGCCATTTGCTTACTCGGGATAAGTTGTTGCATTGTCATGTTAGAGTTGACTCTAACTTGTGCCCTCTTTGTGAGATTGAGATGGAGACTCATGCCCACTTATTCTTTGACTGCGATTTTTCTCAAAGATTAATGATCAGGGTTAGGGATTGGCTTGGAGCTGCCATTTGGCCTTCTAAGTATCCCGAGTGGCTCAATTGGATGGAAGGGAGACCCAACGGGCTGCTGCAAAAAATTGCAGCTACTGCACTTGCTGCTGCAATATACTTTATTTGGTTGAATAGAAATTCTTGTGTGTTTGATTGTATTGCTTATATTGTTCAAAGAGTTGGTCATTTGATTAAAGAGTGTATGAAGGCTAGAATGCTAAGCCTTGCTAGGAAGAATCTTTTGAAAAAAGAAAAGGCCATGTTTGATTTTATTTGCAAGTTGTAA
- the LOC133804469 gene encoding aspartic proteinase-like protein 1 isoform X1 has product MATRSLLVLTVVLACVVAGVGNAAAVTLSSRLIHRFSDEAKMFRVSEHRFASSWPRRSTVEYYEKLLASDVQRQKMKLGSQFQFLFPSEGSQTVSLGNDFGWLHYTWIDIGTPNVSFLVALDVGSDLLWVPCDCVQCAPLSSSYYSSLDRDLNEYTPSGSNTSKHLLCSHQLCESGPNCENPKQPCSYIVNYYTENTSTSGLLVEDILHLAAWRNDTSNTNNSVQAPVIFGCGMKQSGGYLDGVAPDGLMGLGLGEISVPSFLAKAGIVRNSFSLCFNENDSGRIFFGDLGPVNQHSTSFLPSPSNGNYDTYIVGVQAFCIGNSCIKETNFKALVDSGTSFTFIPEDVYEKVSLEFDKRVNATKTSFDGYPWKYCYKTSSQASPKIPSVTLVFPANNSFVVYDPVFLVNSNEGVIGFCLALQPGEEEIGIIGQNFMTGYRMVFDREALKLGWSRSNCQDLSDAKGMNLTPPPNPLPTNEQQSTPGDHAVAPAIAGRAPSKPSSASSRITEWRFYLLRLSLLLLKLHIVLDCLVGTSYFF; this is encoded by the exons ATGGCGACTCGATCTCTGCTTGTTTTGACGGTGGTCTTAGCCTGTGTCGTCGCCGGAGTCGGCAATGCTGCGGCGGttacgctttcttcgaggctcaTTCACCGATTCTCGGACGAGGCCAAAATGTTTAGGGTTTCCGAGCATAGGTTTGCTTCTTCTTGGCCTCGGAGAAGTACCGTTGAGTACTATGAGAAGCTCTTGGCAAGTGATGTCCAGAGGCAGAAGATGAAGCTCGGCTCTCAATTTCAGTTCCTGTTTCCTTCTGAAGGCAGCCAAACGGTGTCGTTAGGGAACGACTTTGGCTG GTTACATTACACATGGATTGATATTGGAACGCCGAATGTCTCTTTTCTGGTTGCATTGGATGTGGGAAGTGATCTACTTTGGGTTCCATGTGACTGCGTTCAGTGTGCTCCATTATCATCCAGTTACTATAGTAGTTTG GATAGAGACCTGAATGAGTACACTCCATCTGGTTCAAACACCAGCAAGCATTTATTGTGTAGTCACCAGTTATGTGAATCGGGTCCAAACTGCGAAAATCCCAAGCAACCATGCTCTTACATTGTTAATTACTACACAGAGAATACATCAACGTCTGGTTTGCTTGTTGAGGACATATTACATCTTGCGGCATGGAGAAACGACACATCAAACACAAACAATTCTGTTCAGGCACCTGTTATTTTTGG TTGTGGCATGAAGCAAAGTGGCGGTTACTTGGATGGAGTTGCCCCTGATGGTCTAATGGGTTTAGGACTAGGAGAGATTTCAGTTCCAAGTTTCCTTGCTAAAGCAGGAATTGTGAGGAACTCTTTCTCGTTGTGCTTTAATGAAAATGATTCTGGCCGAATATTCTTTGGAGACCTGGGACCAGTCAATCAACATTCTACATCATTCCTTCCTTCACCTTCAAATGGCAACTA CGACACATACATTGTTGGGGTGCAGGCATTTTGTATTGGGAATTCTTGTATTAAGGAAACCAACTTTAAAGCACTGGTTGATAGTGGGACATCATTTACGTTTATTCCAGAAGATGTGTACGAAAAAGTTTCTCTGGAG TTCGACAAGCGAGTGAATGCTACAAAAACTAGTTTTGATGGGTATCCTTGGAAGTATTGCTACAAGACCAG CTCTCAAGCGTCACCCAAAATTCCATCAGTAACACTAGTGTTTCCTGCAAACAACAGCTTTGTGGTCTATGATCCTGTTTTTCTAGTTAATAGCAATGAG GGAGTTATTGGATTTTGTTTAGCCTTGCAACCGGGAGAGGAAGAGATTGGAATAATTGGAC AGAACTTCATGACAGGATACCGGATGGTGTTTGATAGGGAAGCTTTAAAGTTAGGCTGGTCAAGGTCAAATT GTCAAGATCTTAGTGATGCTAAGGGAATGAACCTTACACCTCCCCCAAATCCATTACCAACAAATGAACAGCAGAGCACCCCCGGTGACCATGCAGTTGCTCCAGCCATAGCTGGACGAGCTCCTTCCAAACCATCATCTGCCTCATCTCGGATCACTGAATGGCGGTTTTATTTGTTGAGACTGTCACTGTTGCTTCTAAAGCTTCATATTGTATTAGACTGTTTGGTGGGGACTTCTTATTTTTTCTAG